One Pelagicoccus enzymogenes DNA window includes the following coding sequences:
- a CDS encoding FMN-binding glutamate synthase family protein, with product MPKALRTDLHKLAATTNAVVLALPFGFFAAGYFVSFYFHFLTVAATFLLIVNFFYRHVQKEHTILRNFGVLGQGRYLIESLGPEFRQYWFMGDREERPFNRLERAEVYRKAKNVESVDSFGTLMEYDSNEIKLRHTMFPTREPERKPYRLTLGDVRGVERPYTLTKPFMVSAMSYGALGSHAIRAIGRGAAEAGIPMNCGEGGYPKYHFMEDADIIFQLGTAKFGVRTEEGDLDEEKLKEIAGNEKVKMLEIKFSQGAKPGKGGMLPKEKISKEIAEMRGIPLGEDAISPPYHKECEDLETTVRFIQRIQKLVDIPVGCKMCIGSLDEFEAFVKECARQETFPDWISVDGGEGGTGAAPKTFLDYMGMPLYPALHGVVQTLKSLGVRDRVKVFAAGKLINAARQSIAFALGADAIYSARGFMLALGCIQSRECGNNTCPVGITTQNPKLQAGLVVEDKAPRVKHYIENTLHDLEEVTVAMGKACPTELTVDDLFIPTGSNLYRMVQEDPSLKKTLEDLREKS from the coding sequence ATGCCCAAAGCGCTCCGCACCGATCTGCACAAATTGGCTGCCACCACCAACGCGGTGGTCCTGGCCCTGCCGTTCGGTTTTTTTGCGGCGGGATACTTCGTGTCTTTCTATTTCCATTTTCTCACGGTGGCCGCTACCTTTTTGCTGATCGTGAACTTCTTTTACCGGCATGTGCAAAAGGAGCATACGATCTTGCGAAATTTTGGGGTCTTGGGGCAGGGGCGTTATCTAATCGAGAGCCTCGGTCCTGAGTTCCGCCAGTATTGGTTCATGGGAGACCGGGAAGAACGTCCCTTCAACCGCTTGGAAAGAGCTGAGGTTTACCGCAAGGCCAAGAATGTGGAGTCGGTCGATTCGTTTGGCACGCTCATGGAGTATGACTCCAACGAGATCAAGTTGCGTCACACCATGTTTCCAACCCGTGAGCCGGAGCGGAAACCCTATCGGCTGACGCTCGGGGACGTGCGGGGAGTGGAAAGGCCGTATACCTTGACCAAACCGTTCATGGTGAGCGCCATGAGCTATGGGGCTTTGGGGAGCCACGCGATACGGGCGATAGGGCGAGGAGCGGCTGAAGCTGGGATACCCATGAATTGCGGTGAAGGTGGGTATCCAAAATACCACTTCATGGAAGATGCCGACATCATCTTCCAATTGGGCACGGCCAAGTTTGGCGTACGGACCGAAGAGGGCGACCTTGACGAAGAGAAGCTCAAGGAGATCGCGGGGAATGAAAAGGTGAAGATGCTCGAGATCAAGTTTTCCCAAGGAGCGAAGCCGGGAAAGGGAGGGATGCTGCCCAAGGAGAAGATATCGAAGGAGATCGCGGAGATGCGCGGCATACCGCTGGGCGAAGACGCGATTTCCCCTCCGTACCACAAGGAGTGCGAGGATTTGGAGACTACGGTGCGTTTTATTCAGCGTATCCAAAAGTTGGTAGACATCCCAGTTGGGTGCAAAATGTGTATTGGTTCGCTTGATGAGTTTGAAGCCTTCGTAAAGGAGTGTGCTCGCCAAGAAACCTTTCCCGACTGGATCAGCGTGGATGGAGGCGAAGGGGGCACTGGTGCCGCGCCGAAAACCTTTCTCGACTACATGGGCATGCCGCTTTACCCAGCTCTTCACGGGGTGGTACAAACCCTGAAATCGTTGGGCGTGAGAGACCGGGTGAAGGTCTTTGCGGCTGGCAAGCTCATCAATGCGGCCCGGCAGAGCATCGCGTTCGCCCTAGGGGCAGACGCGATTTACAGCGCACGCGGCTTCATGCTCGCGCTCGGCTGTATTCAATCCCGAGAGTGTGGCAACAACACGTGTCCTGTGGGAATTACGACACAAAATCCCAAGCTGCAGGCAGGGCTTGTCGTGGAGGACAAGGCCCCACGGGTGAAACATTATATCGAAAATACTTTGCACGATTTAGAGGAGGTCACCGTGGCGATGGGCAAGGCTTGTCCGACGGAGCTGACGGTTGACGATTTGTTTATACCAACCGGCAGCAATCTGTATCGCATGGTGCAGGAAGACCCCAGCTTGAAGAAGACGCTGGAGGATCTGCGGGAAAAATCGTAA
- the cmoA gene encoding carboxy-S-adenosyl-L-methionine synthase CmoA, which yields MPEPKANKDQVYADPRAQVAAFAFDERVADVFDDMIRRSVPGYGMTLSLLGIIAQHYAKPGTRIYDLGCSLGAGIASMGAQLTTPDVSFVGVDNSAAMLDRCRPNLATVEKQHTVELLCQDIQKTPIENASIVALNFTLQFIPKDERLELLTRIREGLAPGGILVLSEKILFDDPQIQADLTTLHHDFKRSQGYSDLEIAQKRAAIENVLVPETIDAHEARLSAAGFARDEIWLQCFNFASFLAFK from the coding sequence ATGCCAGAGCCGAAAGCCAACAAAGACCAAGTCTACGCCGACCCACGCGCCCAAGTCGCCGCCTTCGCATTCGACGAGCGTGTCGCCGACGTGTTCGACGACATGATCCGCCGCTCCGTCCCTGGCTACGGCATGACGCTTTCCCTGCTCGGCATCATCGCCCAGCACTACGCCAAGCCCGGCACCCGCATCTACGACCTCGGCTGCTCCCTCGGCGCCGGCATCGCATCCATGGGAGCCCAGCTCACGACCCCTGACGTCAGCTTCGTCGGCGTCGACAACTCCGCCGCCATGCTGGACCGCTGCCGTCCCAATCTCGCCACAGTCGAGAAACAGCATACCGTCGAGCTACTCTGCCAGGACATTCAAAAAACCCCCATCGAAAACGCGTCCATCGTCGCCCTCAACTTTACCCTCCAGTTCATTCCCAAGGACGAACGGCTGGAGCTTCTCACCCGCATCCGCGAGGGCCTCGCCCCCGGCGGCATCCTCGTGCTCTCCGAGAAAATCCTTTTCGACGACCCGCAAATCCAGGCCGACCTCACCACCCTGCATCACGACTTCAAGCGCTCCCAAGGCTACAGCGACCTCGAGATCGCGCAAAAGCGAGCGGCAATCGAAAACGTGCTCGTCCCAGAAACCATCGACGCCCACGAGGCACGCCTCTCTGCAGCCGGCTTCGCCCGCGACGAGATCTGGCTGCAGTGCTTCAACTTCGCCTCCTTCCTCGCCTTCAAGTGA
- a CDS encoding hybrid sensor histidine kinase/response regulator, which translates to MTNTKKKILLIDDDPSVSAALSMLLKDDYEPYAAETVREGIRLFDSLQPSVVILDLHLPDQHGLEALRSIRSVDRSARVIILTGYATLDVVEESMRLGASDCLHKPFNAAVLRSRLKELIEEEEVEEAELSVAEAQTSYPQEDERLVSSAFLHDVSNPLTSLQALTLLLKEGSDDEETRRKLTRMIEQNVSYLSSLIDQWRAFSEPHALAKEYASLSEIAHDAASFVSLRAEAKGIALVVDAEPSDLAPQLNRHATARILVNLLQNAIEASPRSLGKVTIRAYPKNGSVEFTIRDNGDGIPPSETQRVFEPRYTTKKKGTGLGLFIARHIVERAKGSITICSRPGRGTTFTVQLPAC; encoded by the coding sequence TTGACGAATACGAAAAAGAAGATCCTGCTCATCGACGATGACCCTTCCGTGAGCGCCGCGCTTTCGATGCTGCTCAAGGACGATTACGAGCCCTACGCGGCTGAAACTGTGAGAGAAGGAATTCGGCTTTTTGATTCGCTGCAACCGAGCGTGGTCATCCTGGATTTGCACTTGCCGGACCAGCATGGCTTGGAGGCGTTGCGGTCGATCCGCAGCGTAGACCGATCGGCGCGTGTCATTATTCTAACCGGCTACGCAACCTTGGATGTAGTGGAAGAGTCGATGCGGCTGGGAGCCTCCGACTGCTTGCACAAGCCCTTCAATGCCGCTGTCCTTCGGTCGCGGCTGAAGGAGCTGATCGAGGAAGAGGAGGTGGAAGAGGCGGAGCTGAGCGTTGCCGAGGCTCAGACGAGCTACCCGCAAGAAGACGAACGCTTGGTTTCGTCCGCGTTCTTGCACGACGTCAGCAATCCGCTCACCAGCTTGCAGGCCCTGACGCTTTTGCTCAAGGAAGGGAGCGATGACGAAGAGACCCGTCGCAAGCTCACCCGCATGATCGAGCAGAACGTATCTTACCTCAGCTCCTTGATCGACCAGTGGAGGGCGTTTTCGGAGCCTCATGCTTTGGCCAAGGAGTATGCGAGCCTGTCGGAGATAGCCCACGATGCGGCGAGCTTCGTGAGCCTGCGAGCCGAGGCGAAAGGCATTGCCCTGGTGGTCGATGCCGAGCCGAGCGATTTGGCGCCGCAGCTGAATCGACATGCGACGGCTCGCATCCTGGTAAACTTGCTGCAGAACGCGATAGAGGCTTCGCCGCGTTCGTTGGGCAAGGTGACGATTCGCGCGTATCCAAAGAATGGATCGGTCGAGTTCACCATTCGCGACAACGGAGACGGAATACCGCCGAGCGAAACGCAACGCGTTTTTGAGCCCCGCTACACGACCAAGAAGAAGGGGACTGGCCTCGGTCTCTTCATCGCGCGCCACATCGTCGAGCGAGCCAAGGGTTCGATCACGATTTGTTCGCGACCCGGTCGCGGCACGACCTTCACTGTCCAGTTACCCGCTTGTTGA
- a CDS encoding aldehyde dehydrogenase family protein, with the protein MKHERLKQNYPFYLANEAKSPNQDLEVTDKYSGKVVTRVAMAGVDTIESAIAAATDAAKPMARLAPYQRKAILEHCVRRFEERAEELAAVLRIEAGKPIKDSRGEVTRLIETFQIAAHEAVRDPQGEVLNLELGERTKGYRGMFKRVPIGPCSFISPFNFPLNLTAHKVAPAIAAGCPFVLKPASRTPLGALIIGEVLAETELPEGAFSILPCKREGADLFTEDERLKLLSFTGSPDVGWKLKSKAGKKKVILELGGNAVCIVDDGADLEDAVSRVVTGAFYQSGQSCISVQRILVHESVADAFTKKLVAETEKLKAGDPADEDVFVGPIISKSEAERIEEWIRRAKEAGGKILCGGGRKDAVVEPTLMSGVPKDQPLQSEEVFGPVAVIDRFSHFDEALEMANDSRYGIHAGVFTPRIDHAMKAWDELEVGGVLINEMPSWRVDNLPYGGVKDSGLGREGPRYAIEDMTEIRSLVIRSN; encoded by the coding sequence ATGAAACACGAACGGTTGAAGCAAAACTATCCTTTCTACCTAGCGAACGAGGCGAAGTCGCCCAATCAGGACTTGGAGGTGACCGACAAGTACTCTGGAAAGGTCGTCACGCGGGTAGCGATGGCGGGCGTGGACACTATCGAGTCTGCTATCGCGGCCGCAACGGACGCGGCCAAGCCGATGGCGCGGCTTGCCCCTTACCAGCGAAAGGCGATCCTCGAACACTGTGTCCGACGCTTCGAAGAGCGGGCGGAAGAACTCGCCGCCGTGCTTCGCATCGAGGCAGGCAAGCCCATCAAGGATAGTCGCGGCGAGGTGACGCGACTGATCGAGACTTTCCAAATAGCGGCGCATGAAGCGGTACGCGACCCCCAAGGCGAGGTTCTGAACCTCGAGCTGGGCGAGAGGACGAAGGGCTATCGCGGTATGTTTAAGCGGGTCCCTATAGGTCCTTGCTCCTTCATCTCTCCCTTCAACTTTCCGCTCAACTTGACGGCCCACAAGGTGGCTCCCGCAATCGCCGCGGGCTGCCCCTTCGTCCTGAAGCCGGCAAGTAGGACTCCCTTGGGAGCTTTGATCATAGGAGAGGTCCTGGCGGAAACGGAATTGCCCGAAGGTGCGTTTTCGATTCTGCCTTGCAAGCGGGAAGGGGCGGACCTCTTCACGGAGGACGAGCGTCTGAAGCTGTTGAGCTTCACCGGTTCGCCGGATGTCGGCTGGAAGCTTAAGTCCAAGGCTGGCAAAAAGAAGGTGATTCTCGAGCTTGGCGGCAATGCGGTGTGTATCGTCGACGATGGAGCGGACCTTGAGGATGCCGTGTCGCGGGTCGTCACGGGTGCCTTTTACCAGTCGGGCCAGAGCTGTATATCCGTACAGCGGATACTTGTGCATGAGTCGGTCGCGGATGCGTTTACTAAGAAGCTCGTCGCCGAAACGGAGAAGCTAAAAGCAGGTGACCCGGCGGATGAGGATGTCTTCGTGGGTCCGATCATATCGAAATCCGAAGCGGAGCGTATTGAAGAATGGATACGGAGAGCGAAGGAGGCTGGTGGAAAAATTCTGTGCGGCGGGGGGCGCAAGGATGCGGTGGTTGAGCCCACCTTGATGAGTGGAGTGCCCAAGGACCAACCCTTGCAGAGCGAGGAGGTCTTTGGCCCCGTCGCGGTCATTGATCGCTTTTCGCATTTCGACGAAGCGCTGGAGATGGCCAACGATAGCCGCTACGGGATTCATGCAGGCGTTTTTACCCCGCGTATCGATCACGCGATGAAGGCTTGGGACGAGTTGGAGGTCGGCGGAGTGCTTATCAACGAGATGCCTTCGTGGCGGGTGGACAATCTGCCTTATGGTGGGGTCAAGGACAGTGGCTTGGGGCGCGAAGGACCGCGCTATGCGATCGAGGACATGACCGAAATTCGCAGCCTTGTGATTCGCTCGAACTAG
- a CDS encoding ABC transporter ATP-binding protein: MKRIDPLKAPTLFGFLSAQQGPFAWFHFWRIFSILSVVPFPLITQYIVDHSIPRGDLVEMLLFCGYGGLLILIHYGGMFFALRILSERVQVVMVTLRSRIFRKLQFMHFGFLDKTQTGRLLSKYAFDTQNIEGAIIPILLNIIPEIIRSIALIGALVWINPWNALFVFTTVPIFALIRFRYTGRIERKNREVRLARERLTGKASEYISALKLVRGYGQEPQVQGELDGVSDAYSSTRVSQMLVNQGMNVAVFTMHSAINILAVCFGAYLVIVGKMSIGALIALVGALPTILNPINIFAQFSIQYLLAAESYNSIKELIDSDYVEQWRGQERPERLRGAIEFQNVSFAYKKDGAKVLDNIQLSIAPGENVAFVGGSGSGKSTLVNLLLGLYAPLEGHILIDGQEQADIDMRHLRRQCAIVMQDSILLSGTILDNIRFGRPEASEEEAIEAARQANAWEFISQLPEGLQTRVGERGASLSGGQRQRIAIARAILRDPAILVLDEATSALDNESERLVQKALETLAHGRTTITIAHRLSTIRSADRIVVVESGRIAESGSYDELAAKEGSKFQTLLAAQNGV; this comes from the coding sequence ATGAAACGAATCGATCCTCTCAAAGCACCTACACTCTTCGGCTTCCTAAGCGCCCAGCAAGGCCCCTTCGCCTGGTTCCATTTCTGGCGGATCTTCAGCATCCTCTCGGTCGTCCCCTTCCCCCTCATTACCCAGTACATCGTCGACCACTCGATCCCGCGCGGCGACCTCGTGGAGATGCTCCTCTTCTGCGGCTACGGAGGCCTCCTCATCCTCATCCACTACGGTGGCATGTTCTTTGCCCTGCGCATCCTTTCCGAGCGAGTGCAGGTCGTGATGGTCACCCTGCGCTCGCGCATCTTCCGCAAGCTGCAATTCATGCACTTCGGTTTCCTCGACAAGACCCAGACCGGACGCCTGCTCAGCAAGTACGCCTTCGACACGCAAAACATCGAAGGCGCCATCATTCCCATCCTCCTCAACATCATCCCCGAGATCATCCGGTCCATCGCCCTCATCGGGGCCCTCGTCTGGATCAACCCCTGGAACGCCCTCTTCGTGTTCACCACCGTTCCCATCTTCGCCCTCATCCGCTTCCGCTACACCGGTCGCATCGAGCGCAAAAACCGCGAGGTCCGCCTTGCCCGCGAACGGCTCACCGGCAAGGCCAGCGAATACATATCAGCCCTGAAGTTGGTTCGCGGATACGGCCAAGAACCGCAAGTCCAAGGCGAGCTCGACGGCGTCAGCGACGCCTATTCCTCCACCCGAGTCAGCCAAATGCTGGTCAACCAAGGCATGAACGTGGCGGTCTTCACCATGCACTCCGCCATCAACATCCTGGCGGTCTGCTTCGGCGCCTACCTCGTCATCGTCGGCAAGATGAGCATCGGGGCCCTCATCGCCCTGGTGGGAGCCCTTCCCACCATCCTCAACCCGATCAACATATTCGCCCAGTTCAGCATCCAGTACCTGCTGGCCGCCGAAAGCTACAACAGCATCAAGGAACTCATCGACTCAGACTACGTCGAGCAATGGCGCGGCCAAGAACGTCCGGAGCGCCTGCGCGGCGCCATCGAGTTCCAGAACGTCTCCTTCGCCTACAAGAAGGACGGGGCCAAGGTCCTCGACAATATCCAGCTGAGCATCGCCCCCGGCGAAAACGTCGCCTTCGTCGGCGGCTCCGGTTCGGGCAAGAGCACCTTGGTCAACCTCCTGCTCGGCCTCTACGCCCCCCTCGAAGGGCACATCCTCATCGACGGCCAAGAGCAAGCCGACATCGACATGCGCCACCTGCGTCGGCAGTGCGCCATCGTCATGCAAGACAGCATTCTGCTTTCGGGCACCATCCTCGACAACATTCGCTTCGGCCGCCCCGAAGCCAGCGAAGAGGAGGCCATCGAGGCCGCCCGCCAAGCCAACGCCTGGGAGTTCATCTCCCAGCTCCCGGAAGGTCTGCAAACCCGCGTCGGAGAACGCGGAGCCAGCCTCTCCGGCGGCCAACGCCAACGCATCGCCATCGCCCGCGCCATCCTGCGCGACCCGGCTATCCTGGTACTCGACGAGGCCACTTCCGCTCTCGACAACGAGAGCGAACGCCTCGTACAGAAAGCCCTCGAAACCCTCGCCCACGGACGGACCACCATCACCATCGCCCACCGCCTCAGCACCATCCGCAGCGCCGACCGCATCGTAGTGGTCGAGTCAGGACGAATCGCTGAAAGCGGAAGCTACGACGAGTTGGCCGCAAAGGAGGGATCCAAGTTCCAAACCCTCCTCGCCGCCCAAAACGGCGTTTGA
- a CDS encoding DoxX family protein — MKSSLVCSWIFQVVVALVLGPAVYFKFAGAEAAIQNFTTLGMEPTGRYIVAGLELVAILLLLFPQGVAWGAILGWGLMSGALIAHATELGFSGSALSSAIMATAAWTLCGAIAYLRREKILFLNAMFGGKAHRSKRGT; from the coding sequence ATGAAATCTTCCCTGGTTTGCAGTTGGATCTTTCAGGTAGTGGTGGCCCTCGTTTTGGGGCCGGCCGTCTATTTCAAGTTCGCTGGAGCGGAGGCGGCTATCCAAAATTTCACTACGCTTGGCATGGAGCCGACAGGACGCTACATTGTAGCGGGACTGGAACTGGTCGCGATCTTGCTGCTGCTGTTCCCGCAAGGAGTGGCGTGGGGAGCGATATTGGGCTGGGGATTGATGAGCGGTGCCCTGATCGCCCATGCAACGGAGCTGGGTTTCTCGGGTTCCGCTTTGTCATCCGCCATCATGGCGACGGCGGCTTGGACGTTGTGCGGGGCCATCGCTTATTTGCGACGCGAAAAGATCCTTTTTTTAAACGCTATGTTCGGCGGGAAGGCGCATCGATCGAAGCGCGGCACCTAG